The Punica granatum isolate Tunisia-2019 chromosome 4, ASM765513v2, whole genome shotgun sequence genome has a window encoding:
- the LOC116205404 gene encoding bifunctional riboflavin kinase/FMN phosphatase-like isoform X1: MSIPQPIKKSVLGVILDLDGTLLNTDGIVSEVLKVFLVKFGKQWDGREADKILGKTPFEAAAAIVEDYGLPCATEEFVSEITPTFSDQWRNIKPLPGASRLINHLKGHGIPMALASNSPRACIESKISCQQDWKESFSAIIGGDEVPAGKPSPEIFLEAANRLKMEPSSCLVIEDSLPGVTAGKAAGMEVVAVPYLPKQSHLYTSAGEVINSLLDLRPEKWGLPPFKDWIEGTLPLEPWHIGGLVIKGFGRGSKVLGIPTANLSTEGYTTLLSEYPSGVYFGWAGLPVRGVYKMVMSIGWNPYFNNKEKTIEPWLLHEFDEDFYGEELRLVIVGYIRPELNFPSLESLIEKIHDDRRIAEKALELPLYSKHRNDPYLEVSDRGDHKNS, translated from the exons ATGTCGATTCCTCAGCCCATAAAGAAGTCAGTTCTAGGTGTTATACTTGACTTAGATGGGACCCTTTTAAACACAG ATGGCATAGTAAGTGAGGTTTTAAAAGTATTCCTGGTGAAGTTTGGAAAACAATGGGATGGTAGAGAGGCTGATAAGATATTAGGCAAAACACCTTTTGAAGCCGCAGCTGCTATAGTAGAAGATTATGGGCTTCCTTGTGCGACAGAGGAATTCGTCTCTGAAATCACTCCTACGTTCTCTGATCA GTGGCGCAATATCAAACCTCTACCTGGTGCCAGCCGTTTAATAAACCATTTGAAAGGCCATGGAATTCCAATGGCATTGGCTTCTAATTCTCCAAGGGCCTGCATAGAATCTAAAATATCCTGTCAACAGG ATTGGAAGGAATCCTTCTCTGCTATCATTGGTGGTGATGAAGTGCCAGCTGGAAAGCCTTCTCCTGAAAT ATTTCTTGAAGCAGCAAATCGATTGAAAATGGAACCGTCTAGCTGCCTGGTCATTGAGGATTCTCT GCCTGGTGTTACAGCTGGCAAGGCCGCTGGGATGGAAGTAGTTGCCGTCCCGTATCTTCCCAAGCAATCCCATCTCTATACATCAGCTGGTGAGGTCATCAATTCCTTGCTCGACTTGAGACCAGAAAAGTGGGGTCTACCTCCTTTCAAAGATT GGATTGAGGGAACCTTACCATTAGAACCTTGGCATATTGGGGGGCTCGTCATTAAGGGTTTTGGTCGGGGCTCAAAGGTGCTTGGGATCCCTACAG CTAATTTGTCGACGGAAGGGTACACGACGCTGCTGTCAGAGTATCCCTCAGGAGTTTATTTCGGGTGGGCTGGATTACCTGTGAGAGGAGTTTATAAGATGGTCATGAGCATTGGCTGGAACCCGTATTTCAATAACAAAGAAAAGACTATT GAGCCTTGGTTGCTTCATGAATTTGATGAGGACTTCTATGGAGAGGAATTGCGTCTCGTCATAGTTGGCTATATACGACCTGAG ttGAATTTCCCATCTCTTGAGAGTTTAATAGAGAAGATCCATGATGACCGAAGAATCGCTGAGAAAGCTCTCGAGCTTCCCCTCTACTCAAAGCACAGGAACGATCCGTACCTTGAAGTCTCTGATCGGGGTGACCACAAAAATTCATGA
- the LOC116205404 gene encoding bifunctional riboflavin kinase/FMN phosphatase-like isoform X2: MSIPQPIKKSVLGVILDLDGTLLNTDGIVSEVLKVFLVKFGKQWDGREADKILGKTPFEAAAAIVEDYGLPCATEEFVSEITPTFSDQWRNIKPLPGASRLINHLKGHGIPMALASNSPRACIESKISCQQDWKESFSAIIGGDEVPAGKPSPEIFLEAANRLKMEPSSCLVIEDSLPGVTAGKAAGMEVVAVPYLPKQSHLYTSAGIEGTLPLEPWHIGGLVIKGFGRGSKVLGIPTANLSTEGYTTLLSEYPSGVYFGWAGLPVRGVYKMVMSIGWNPYFNNKEKTIEPWLLHEFDEDFYGEELRLVIVGYIRPELNFPSLESLIEKIHDDRRIAEKALELPLYSKHRNDPYLEVSDRGDHKNS; encoded by the exons ATGTCGATTCCTCAGCCCATAAAGAAGTCAGTTCTAGGTGTTATACTTGACTTAGATGGGACCCTTTTAAACACAG ATGGCATAGTAAGTGAGGTTTTAAAAGTATTCCTGGTGAAGTTTGGAAAACAATGGGATGGTAGAGAGGCTGATAAGATATTAGGCAAAACACCTTTTGAAGCCGCAGCTGCTATAGTAGAAGATTATGGGCTTCCTTGTGCGACAGAGGAATTCGTCTCTGAAATCACTCCTACGTTCTCTGATCA GTGGCGCAATATCAAACCTCTACCTGGTGCCAGCCGTTTAATAAACCATTTGAAAGGCCATGGAATTCCAATGGCATTGGCTTCTAATTCTCCAAGGGCCTGCATAGAATCTAAAATATCCTGTCAACAGG ATTGGAAGGAATCCTTCTCTGCTATCATTGGTGGTGATGAAGTGCCAGCTGGAAAGCCTTCTCCTGAAAT ATTTCTTGAAGCAGCAAATCGATTGAAAATGGAACCGTCTAGCTGCCTGGTCATTGAGGATTCTCT GCCTGGTGTTACAGCTGGCAAGGCCGCTGGGATGGAAGTAGTTGCCGTCCCGTATCTTCCCAAGCAATCCCATCTCTATACATCAGCTG GGATTGAGGGAACCTTACCATTAGAACCTTGGCATATTGGGGGGCTCGTCATTAAGGGTTTTGGTCGGGGCTCAAAGGTGCTTGGGATCCCTACAG CTAATTTGTCGACGGAAGGGTACACGACGCTGCTGTCAGAGTATCCCTCAGGAGTTTATTTCGGGTGGGCTGGATTACCTGTGAGAGGAGTTTATAAGATGGTCATGAGCATTGGCTGGAACCCGTATTTCAATAACAAAGAAAAGACTATT GAGCCTTGGTTGCTTCATGAATTTGATGAGGACTTCTATGGAGAGGAATTGCGTCTCGTCATAGTTGGCTATATACGACCTGAG ttGAATTTCCCATCTCTTGAGAGTTTAATAGAGAAGATCCATGATGACCGAAGAATCGCTGAGAAAGCTCTCGAGCTTCCCCTCTACTCAAAGCACAGGAACGATCCGTACCTTGAAGTCTCTGATCGGGGTGACCACAAAAATTCATGA
- the LOC116204759 gene encoding homeobox protein slou, which translates to MPHKPPPHRHGHQQPSQPHHQQPSQPHHQQPPNHHGRQQPPNHHGHQQPADHQYQPPDHQYQPPNHQYQPPHRHRPRPSSRTNFASCIVATVFLVFVVIVVLIVFFTVFRPKDPEISVASVQLPSFSVSNSSVSFTFSQYASVRNPNRAVFTHYDSSLQLLYSGNQVGFMFIPAGKIAASRTQYMAATFAVQSFPLAARLSPTAASSAAEVQPVTGPVVTGGGIGYGGSVPGGGGAGYRVGPTLEIESRLVMKGRVRVLHFFTHHARTSADCRVTIAVTDGSVLGFHC; encoded by the coding sequence ATGCCCCACAAGCCCCCTCCCCACCGCCACGGCCACCAGCAGCCATCCCAgccccaccatcagcagccaTCCCAGCCCCACCACCAGCAGCCTCCCAACCACCACGGCCGCCAGCAGCCTCCCAACCACCACGGCCACCAGCAGCCTGCCGACCACCAATACCAGCCTCCCGACCACCAGTACCAGCCTCCCAACCACCAGTACCAGCCTCCTCACCGCCACAGGCCCCGGCCATCCAGCCGGACGAACTTCGCCTCCTGTATCGTGGCCACGGTGTTCCTCGTCTTCGTGGTCATCGTGGTCCTCATCGTCTTCTTCACCGTGTTCCGCCCCAAGGACCCGGAAATCTCCGTGGCCTCCGTCCAGCTTCCCTCCTTCTCCGTCTCCAACTCCTCCGTCTCCTTTACCTTCTCCCAGTACGCCTCCGTCCGCAACCCCAACCGCGCCGTCTTTACCCACTACGACAGCTCCCTCCAGCTCCTCTACTCCGGGAACCAGGTCGGCTTCATGTTCATCCCCGCCGGCAAGATCGCCGCAAGCCGCACCCAGTACATGGCCGCCACCTTCGCCGTCCAGTCCTTCCCCCTCGCCGCCCGTCTCTCCCCCACCGCCGCATCCTCCGCCGCCGAGGTCCAGCCGGTAACGGGTCCAGTGGTCACCGGCGGGGGGATCGGGTACGGCGGATCAGTGCCGGGAGGGGGAGGGGCAGGGTACAGGGTGGGGCCGACGCTGGAGATCGAGTCGAGGCTGGTGATGAAAGGGAGGGTTAGGGTTCTGCATTTCTTCACCCACCATGCTCGGACCTCCGCCGATTGCAGAGTTACCATCGCCGTCACCGACGGATCCGTGTTAGGCTTCCACTGCTAA
- the LOC116204758 gene encoding GDSL esterase/lipase At4g10955, which yields MSLAVLISEREQFDLSGPLDLTSVDWNDPHHRRSVAACLVQGVYILERDRQEKREGPHALAPPWWEFFQFKLVRPLIDDIDCSIFGAIYEYSKSPTSPSDPLWNSPQYVIAFRGTVTKKDSISQDILLDLHFVQNKLHQASRAEAATQAVRCIVAASGPSRVWLAGHSLGSAIAMITGKNMAKSGVLLESFLFNPPYFSVPIERIKNQKVKYGIRFASSLITAGLSLAVKGPPLSGTRSLEDPFAALAAWVPNLFVNRDDHICAEYVGYFEHRKKMEQIGAGAIERLASQHSMGTLIMNAKGNREAEALHLIPSANLTVNTSPSEDFKAAHGIHQWWRLDLDLQSKLYMYS from the exons ATGAGCCTTGCAGTCCTAATCTCTGAGAGGGAGCAGTTTGATCTTTCAGGACCTCTAGACCTGACGTCTGTGGACTG GAATGATCCACATCACAGAAGGTCTGTTGCGGCCTGCTTAGTACAGGGCGTGTACATACTTGAGCGGGATCGCCAGGAGAAGCGAGAGGGGCCCCATGCCCTGGCCCCACCATGGTGGGAGTTCTTCCAATTCAAGCTTGTCCGTCCTCTCATAGATGATATTGACTGCTCCATTTTCGGCGCCATCTATGAATACAGCAAATCTCCAACATCTCCTTCCGACCCTCTATGGAACTCTCCACAGTATGTTATTGCTTTTCGAGGCACAGTAACCAAGAAGGACTCAATCTCCCAAGACATTTTGTTGGATCTACACTTTGTACAGAACAAACTTCACCAGGCGTCCCGAGCTGAGGCTGCCACACAAGCGGTCCGCTGCATCGTTGCAGCATCTGGCCCATCTAGGGTTTGGTTAGCAGGCCATTCCTTGGGCTCGGCCATTGCGATGATAACGGGCAAGAACATGGCCAAGTCCGGTGTGTTGCTGGAGTCCTTTCTATTCAACCCACCCTACTTCTCCGTGCCGATTGAGCGGATAAAGAACCAAAAGGTCAAATACGGGATTCGTTTCGCTAGCAGCTTGATCACTGCAGGCCTTTCTCTCGCCGTGAAGGGCCCACCACTATCGGGCACCCGATCACTGGAGGACCCATTTGCCGCTTTGGCTGCATGGGTCCCAAACCTATTTGTGAACCGAGACGACCACATCTGCGCAGAGTATGTTGGTTACTTCGAGCACCGGAAAAAGATGGAGCAGATTGGTGCAGGTGCCATAGAAAGGTTAGCATCGCAGCATTCAATGGGGACCCTCATAATGAAcgcaaaggggaaccgtgAGGCAGAGGCACTCCACCTGATACCATCAGCCAATCTGACGGTCAATACAAGCCCATCCGAGGATTTTAAGGCTGCTCACGGGATCCATCAATGGTGGAGGCTCGACCTTGATCTGCAGTCCAAGCTTTACATGTACAGTTGA